Proteins encoded in a region of the Anguilla anguilla isolate fAngAng1 chromosome 10, fAngAng1.pri, whole genome shotgun sequence genome:
- the LOC118207126 gene encoding protein-lysine 6-oxidase, producing MGAHVFDGTICLCIHLCLLSCILQTVYTQHQEIRPGNARPAGGLRHRIQWQHNGQVFSLLSHGSEFQPARQRGTNSARSRPVIITSKNNETAEESVGNRGGTQRPPQTSRDSPRRPGGRAHTGALRWAGFRRPQERRDNRGPEQRTDGASNTTDGKPSLTNSPPLSNLRREDAMAGDDPYNPYKSIDDNNPYYNYYDTYERPQQRGRERPGYGTRYYQYGLPDLVPDPYYIQASTYVQRVPMYNLRCAAEENCLASTADRARDYDTRMLLRFPQRVKNQGTSDFLPSRPRYSWEWHSCHQHFHSMDEFSHYDLLEASSERRVAEGHKASFCLEDTSCDYGHYRRFACTSHTQGLSPGCYDTYNADIDCQWIDITDVKPGNYILKISVNPSYQVPESDYSNNIVRCDLRYTGQYAYTSGCRLSGY from the exons ATGGGGGCTCATGTTTTTGACGGTACAATATGTTTATGCATACACTTGTGTTTGTTGAGTTGCATTCTGCAAACAGTTTACACCCAGCACCAGGAGATAAGACCGGGGAATGCCCGGCCAGCAGGTGGTTTAAGGCACCGAATTCAGTGGCAGCACAACGGGCAGGTATTTAGCTTGCTAAGTCACGGATCGGAATTTCAGCCAGCGAGGCAAAGAGGTACAAACTCGGCTCGATCGAGACCCGTCATCATCACAAGTAAAAACAATGAAACGGCGGAGGAGTCCGTTGGAAATCGCGGCGGCACGCAAAGACCTCCGCAAACTTCGAGAGATTCCCCAAGGCGACCAGGTGGACGGGCGCACACCGGTGCTTTACGATGGGCTGGATTTAGACGACCCCAGGAGCGACGAGACAATCGAGGTCCTGAACAAAGAACAGACGGTGCCTCTAATACTACAGACGGTAAACCTTCACTGACGAATTCTCCGCCACTCAGCAATCTGAGACGGGAGGATGCTATGGCCGGCGACGATCCTTATAATCCATACAAGTCCATAGACGACAATAATCCCTATTATAATTACTATGACACGTACGAGAGACCTCAACAACGGGGCAGGGAGAGACCAGGGTacggtaccaggtactatcaaTACG GTCTGCCCGATTTGGTGCCTGATCCGTACTATATACAAGCCTCAACTTATGTCCAGAGGGTACCTATGTATAACCTAAGATGCGCTGCCGAAGAAAACTGCTTGGCGAG CACGGCCGACAGAGCCAGAGACTATGACACGCGGATGCTGCTGCGGTTTCCACAGCGCGTGAAGAACCAGGGCACGTCGGACTTCCTCCCGAGCCGGCCTCGCTATTCCTGGGAATGGCACAGTTGCCACCA GCACTTCCACAGCATGGATGAGTTCAGCCACTATGACCTGCTGGAGGCCAGCTCAGAGAGGAGAGTGGCTGAAGGTCACAAGGCCAGCTTCTGCCTGGAGGACACATCCTGTGACTATGGACACTACAGGCGATTCGCCTGCACATCACACACTCAG GGACTGAGCCCAGGATGTTATGACACCTATAATGCTGACATCGACTGCCAGTGGATCGATATCACGGACGTGAAGCCTGGAAACTACATCCTGAAG ataagTGTGAACCCCAGCTACCAGGTTCCAGAGTCGGACTACTCCAACAACATCGTGCGCTGCGACCTCCGGTACACGGGCCAGTACGCCTACACGTCGGGGTGCCGTCTTTCAGG GTACTAA